Proteins from a genomic interval of Anatilimnocola floriformis:
- a CDS encoding efflux RND transporter permease subunit: MKIAHFFIDRPIFAAVISILLVILGGIAYLTLPAAQYPDIVPPTIVVRASYPGASPQVIADAVATPIEQEVNGVEDMMYMSSQCTSDGAMALTITFRLGTDLNQAQVLVQNRVAIAQPRLPEEVRRLGVTTIKSSPDLLLVIHLISPNAEYDQLYVGNYGLIQLRDALARIDGVGDISINGLREYSMRIWLDPERLSHLSLTPGDVVDSLQEQNVQVASGTIGQPPVPTGNDFQLTINTLGRLIEPSQFEDIIVRTGVDGRVIRVKDVARIELGARDYSSESMLDNKPAVSIALAQRPGSNALATAKSIETEIERLSKDFPKGIEYRIIYNPTIFVRESIDSVIHTLFEAIVLVVVVVLIFLQNWRASLIPLLAIPVSLVGTFVAMSAFGFSLNMLSLFGLVLAIGIVVDDAIVVVENVERHMALGLSPREASYKAMDEVTAAVIAIAVGLSAVFVPTAFLGGISGQFYRQFALTIAVSTLLSAFNSLTLAPALCALLLQPHGAKKDWFTRLWDFLFGWFFRLFNKGFDASSNAYGKSVNWLVRRAFIPLAVYVGLILVTGYGFQKVPTGFIPSQDMGYLITMVQLPDGASVERTSAVVRRTVDTILKHPGVEHAIGYAGYSGTTRSNSPNYGSIFVIPKSFHERGETGLTAKKIQTDLQAELGTASDAMIFVIPPPPVRGLGTAGGFKFLVQDRGGHGYKALQDASEKLIAAAAEDPALSNVFTTYRATTPQLYADVDRVKANMLNVPIANVFETLQVNLGSAYVNDLNLFGRTFQVRVQSEGEYRSVVEDIARLKTRNASGKMVPLGSVLNVDWRSGPDRVVRYNMYPSAEVQGDAAAGRSSGEAIAAIERLARETLPPGMSIEWTDIAYQQRLAGNTAILIFPLCVLFVFLVHSAEYESWTLPLAIILIAPICLPFALGGVAWRGMDNNLITQIGFIVLIGLAAKNAVLIVEFSKQLEEEGRNRFDATVEACRLRLRPIMMTSFAFILGVLPLATATGAGAEMRQALGTAVFAGMLGVTFFGLFLTPSFYVVLRGMSQRFWASWGSEPTSPHHHGPHG, from the coding sequence GTGAAGATCGCCCATTTCTTCATCGATCGTCCGATCTTCGCCGCGGTCATTTCCATTTTGCTAGTGATTCTAGGCGGCATCGCCTATCTCACTTTGCCAGCCGCGCAATATCCGGACATCGTGCCTCCCACGATCGTCGTTCGCGCGAGCTACCCTGGCGCCTCGCCGCAGGTGATTGCCGATGCGGTCGCCACTCCAATTGAACAAGAGGTCAACGGCGTCGAAGACATGATGTACATGTCTTCGCAATGCACGAGCGACGGCGCCATGGCGCTCACGATTACGTTTCGACTGGGAACGGATCTGAATCAAGCCCAGGTGTTGGTGCAGAACCGCGTGGCCATCGCGCAGCCGCGGTTGCCGGAGGAAGTGCGCCGGCTTGGCGTTACCACCATCAAGTCATCTCCGGACTTACTGTTGGTGATCCATCTCATTTCTCCCAATGCTGAATACGATCAGCTCTATGTTGGCAACTACGGCTTGATTCAGCTGCGCGATGCGCTCGCGCGGATCGACGGCGTGGGCGACATCAGCATCAATGGGTTGCGCGAATACAGCATGCGCATTTGGCTCGACCCCGAGCGTTTGTCGCACCTTTCTCTGACTCCCGGAGACGTTGTCGACAGCCTGCAAGAGCAGAACGTTCAAGTGGCGTCGGGAACAATCGGACAACCTCCCGTTCCCACAGGAAATGATTTTCAGCTGACGATCAATACGCTGGGGCGATTGATCGAGCCGTCTCAGTTTGAAGACATCATCGTACGCACCGGCGTCGACGGCCGCGTCATCCGGGTGAAAGATGTTGCCCGTATCGAGCTCGGTGCTCGTGACTATTCATCGGAAAGCATGCTCGATAACAAGCCCGCAGTATCCATTGCGCTCGCTCAGCGGCCGGGCTCAAACGCGCTCGCCACAGCAAAGTCGATCGAGACGGAAATCGAACGCCTTTCGAAGGATTTTCCGAAGGGCATCGAGTACCGCATCATCTACAACCCGACGATCTTCGTGCGCGAGTCAATCGACTCCGTAATTCACACGCTCTTCGAAGCCATTGTCCTCGTCGTGGTCGTGGTGCTGATTTTTTTGCAGAACTGGCGAGCCAGTTTGATTCCTTTGTTGGCGATCCCTGTTTCGCTCGTGGGAACGTTCGTGGCAATGTCGGCTTTCGGCTTTTCGCTGAACATGCTGTCGCTTTTCGGTCTCGTGCTGGCGATTGGCATTGTGGTGGACGATGCCATCGTCGTCGTTGAGAACGTCGAACGCCACATGGCGCTGGGGTTGTCGCCGCGCGAGGCGTCGTACAAAGCCATGGATGAAGTGACTGCAGCCGTAATCGCGATTGCAGTCGGCTTGTCCGCCGTGTTCGTACCGACGGCCTTCTTGGGTGGCATCAGCGGTCAGTTCTATCGGCAGTTCGCGTTGACCATTGCGGTATCCACGCTGCTGTCAGCATTTAACTCGCTCACACTGGCGCCGGCGCTCTGTGCATTGCTACTGCAGCCTCATGGAGCGAAGAAGGATTGGTTCACACGCCTCTGGGACTTCCTCTTCGGCTGGTTTTTTCGGCTTTTCAACAAGGGCTTCGACGCTAGTAGCAACGCCTATGGCAAGTCCGTGAATTGGTTGGTTCGCCGCGCGTTCATCCCGCTCGCCGTTTATGTCGGGCTAATCTTGGTCACCGGTTATGGTTTTCAAAAAGTGCCAACGGGGTTCATTCCTTCGCAGGACATGGGCTACTTGATCACGATGGTCCAGTTGCCTGACGGTGCATCCGTAGAGCGGACATCGGCGGTCGTGCGCCGTACCGTGGATACGATTCTCAAGCATCCAGGCGTCGAACACGCCATCGGCTATGCCGGCTATTCCGGCACCACGCGCAGCAATAGTCCCAATTACGGCTCGATCTTCGTGATTCCGAAGTCGTTTCACGAGCGGGGTGAGACTGGTCTCACCGCCAAGAAGATCCAGACCGATTTGCAAGCTGAACTGGGAACTGCCAGCGATGCGATGATCTTCGTGATTCCGCCACCGCCGGTGCGAGGTTTGGGTACCGCGGGCGGATTCAAATTTCTCGTGCAAGATCGTGGCGGGCACGGGTACAAGGCCTTGCAGGATGCGTCGGAGAAATTGATCGCTGCCGCAGCCGAAGACCCTGCACTATCGAATGTATTCACGACCTATCGGGCAACCACCCCGCAGTTGTACGCAGATGTCGACCGTGTCAAAGCGAACATGTTGAATGTTCCCATTGCCAACGTCTTCGAGACGTTGCAAGTCAATCTCGGCTCGGCCTATGTCAACGATCTCAATCTGTTCGGTCGCACATTTCAAGTGCGAGTTCAGTCGGAAGGAGAATATCGTTCTGTCGTCGAAGATATCGCCCGCCTAAAGACTCGCAATGCGAGTGGCAAAATGGTTCCGCTCGGTTCCGTGCTGAATGTGGACTGGCGGAGCGGGCCAGATCGCGTGGTGCGTTACAACATGTATCCCTCGGCAGAAGTGCAAGGCGATGCCGCCGCAGGCCGAAGTTCGGGCGAAGCAATCGCAGCCATTGAACGACTCGCCCGCGAAACGCTCCCTCCCGGGATGTCGATCGAGTGGACCGATATCGCTTATCAGCAACGACTCGCTGGCAACACGGCGATCCTGATTTTCCCGTTGTGCGTGCTGTTCGTCTTCTTGGTGCACTCGGCCGAATATGAAAGCTGGACCTTGCCGCTGGCGATCATTTTGATCGCTCCGATCTGCCTCCCGTTCGCGCTTGGAGGTGTGGCCTGGCGTGGTATGGATAACAACCTGATTACACAGATCGGCTTCATCGTGCTCATTGGGCTGGCAGCCAAGAACGCGGTGCTGATCGTCGAATTTTCGAAACAGCTCGAAGAGGAAGGGCGAAATCGGTTTGACGCCACCGTCGAAGCCTGTCGACTTCGACTCCGCCCCATCATGATGACCTCGTTCGCCTTCATCCTCGGCGTGTTGCCACTCGCAACTGCAACCGGTGCGGGTGCAGAGATGCGCCAAGCGCTAGGAACAGCCGTGTTTGCCGGCATGTTGGGCGTGACCTTCTTCGGACTATTTTTAACACCGTCGTTCTACGTCGTGCTGCGGGGAATGTCGCAACGCTTTTGGGCCAGCTGGGGGAGTGAACCGACCAGCCCCCACCATCACGGCCCGCATGGTTAG
- a CDS encoding primase-helicase family protein: MTTFDSVCADHGAAPCPKSERGYLFGNVPSAVAACLNLGFTFPAFDLPADRTVLLYVNKHSKLVARPARHKDEPSLLRWITAPRSYEAVLGGLVEDETDHNYDDRYRSCVRRTDSTLLSDDLFRGLVASGDDVHWTKFYASSIRMMLQDEGLTRSEADCAIGRMIRFSWEIVTRPFKPEYPVPGKRIWNPDAPQLKCSPIAGPHPTFDCILSHCGREMDIVLPDNEWAREHSIVTGADWLRILLASIFRQPEMPTPYLFLFGPQNSGKSILHEMLYLLMTKGIVQADRALTNKSDFNGELDGAIVCVVEEKNLTKASGSLAKIKQAVTSPKLSIRKMRTESFMADNLTHWIQTSNDNDGCVVEHGDTRIQTLHVLDLPPGEEIPKPVLLELLKAEAPHFTFTLLNVKLPPPIGRLALEIIDTPSRLRLADSNVCEFAAEVAEFANLQWWPAEAPLQAGSWEQGSWHGNAAELATALKEVQKYPDAPRDGRLVARLLGEHTAYLASRGVTFVIGDKTKRGRIITLSTTNKTST, encoded by the coding sequence ATGACGACTTTCGATTCTGTGTGCGCCGATCATGGCGCGGCACCCTGCCCTAAATCTGAACGGGGCTATCTGTTTGGCAACGTGCCTTCTGCCGTGGCTGCCTGCTTGAATCTAGGCTTCACCTTTCCGGCCTTCGACCTGCCAGCTGATCGTACCGTGCTGCTGTATGTCAACAAGCATAGCAAGCTAGTGGCCCGACCGGCCCGCCACAAAGACGAACCGTCGCTGCTGCGATGGATCACCGCGCCCCGCTCGTATGAAGCAGTCCTGGGCGGGCTTGTCGAAGACGAAACCGACCACAACTATGACGACCGCTACCGCAGCTGCGTCCGCCGCACGGATAGTACGCTGTTGAGCGACGATCTGTTTCGCGGCCTAGTAGCCAGCGGCGATGATGTGCATTGGACTAAGTTCTACGCCTCGTCGATCCGCATGATGCTTCAAGATGAGGGATTAACACGCAGTGAAGCCGACTGCGCTATCGGTCGAATGATCCGTTTCTCTTGGGAAATAGTGACTCGCCCGTTCAAGCCTGAATACCCTGTCCCTGGCAAGCGTATCTGGAACCCAGACGCACCACAGCTAAAGTGCTCGCCGATTGCCGGACCACACCCAACGTTCGATTGCATTCTCAGTCATTGCGGGCGAGAGATGGACATCGTCCTGCCTGACAATGAGTGGGCACGCGAACATAGCATCGTCACCGGCGCTGACTGGCTTCGCATCCTCCTCGCGAGCATCTTCAGGCAGCCTGAAATGCCCACGCCCTACTTGTTCTTGTTCGGTCCACAGAACTCTGGCAAGTCGATCCTGCATGAGATGCTGTATCTGCTGATGACCAAAGGTATCGTCCAGGCAGACAGGGCGCTGACCAACAAATCTGACTTCAATGGTGAACTAGACGGCGCGATCGTCTGCGTCGTCGAAGAAAAGAATCTGACCAAGGCTTCAGGGTCTCTCGCGAAGATCAAGCAGGCGGTCACAAGCCCGAAACTGTCGATCCGCAAAATGCGAACCGAGAGTTTCATGGCCGACAACTTGACCCACTGGATTCAAACTAGCAACGACAATGACGGCTGTGTTGTGGAACATGGTGACACCCGAATACAGACGCTTCACGTTCTCGACCTGCCGCCCGGAGAAGAAATTCCCAAGCCGGTACTGCTGGAACTGCTGAAGGCCGAGGCCCCACACTTCACGTTCACGCTATTGAACGTGAAGTTGCCGCCACCGATTGGGCGTTTGGCGTTGGAGATCATCGACACACCATCTCGACTACGCCTCGCTGACAGCAACGTCTGCGAGTTTGCGGCCGAAGTGGCCGAGTTCGCGAACTTGCAGTGGTGGCCAGCTGAAGCACCGCTTCAGGCCGGCAGTTGGGAGCAAGGCTCATGGCATGGGAATGCGGCCGAACTAGCCACAGCGTTGAAGGAAGTTCAGAAGTACCCGGACGCCCCTCGCGATGGTCGCTTGGTTGCTCGACTACTGGGCGAGCACACTGCCTACCTTGCATCCCGTGGCGTGACGTTCGTGATCGGCGACAAGACGAAGCGCGGTCGTATCATCACCCTTTCAACGACAAACAAAACCAGCACCTAG
- a CDS encoding AraC family transcriptional regulator: protein MESPADQREARRAADNLSELAELIDSTILCDGVREVRPGVFLRRTTQAGERVQGVCDPGLCVVAQGSKIITLGDESFLQKRAEYLITTMALPFVGEVVDVSPEHPYLSFRIALDSALVTSVMVESGFINPRTEGSAKAVDVSPLDHKLLDATVRLMRLVNSPNEYRVLAPLVTREIIYRLLTGAQGNRLRHLATLGGQSHRMVRALELIRENFDKPLKIEEIARELCMSVSSFHAHFKAVTALSPLQYQKQLRLEEARRLMLTEKLDAAQAGYRVGYEDASHFSRDYKRSFGEPPIRHVEQLREITGLRATS, encoded by the coding sequence ATGGAAAGTCCAGCCGATCAACGAGAAGCTCGCCGAGCGGCTGATAATTTGTCGGAACTCGCTGAACTCATCGACAGCACCATTTTGTGCGATGGAGTTCGCGAGGTGCGGCCAGGTGTCTTCCTGCGTCGCACGACCCAGGCCGGCGAGAGGGTCCAAGGAGTTTGCGATCCGGGACTCTGTGTCGTCGCGCAGGGCAGCAAGATCATCACGCTCGGCGACGAGTCTTTTCTGCAGAAACGGGCCGAGTACCTGATCACCACGATGGCTTTGCCGTTCGTGGGCGAGGTGGTGGACGTTTCGCCAGAGCATCCCTATCTCAGTTTTCGCATTGCGCTCGATTCGGCGCTGGTCACGTCGGTGATGGTCGAGTCGGGATTTATCAATCCGCGCACCGAAGGGAGCGCGAAGGCAGTCGACGTGAGTCCGCTCGATCACAAACTGCTCGACGCCACCGTGCGACTGATGCGACTGGTTAATTCGCCGAACGAGTACCGTGTCCTGGCTCCGCTCGTAACCCGCGAGATCATTTATCGGTTGTTGACCGGCGCGCAGGGAAATCGCCTGCGCCATCTGGCAACTCTGGGAGGCCAGTCCCATCGCATGGTGCGGGCCCTGGAGTTGATCCGCGAGAACTTCGATAAGCCGCTAAAGATCGAAGAAATCGCGCGCGAGCTTTGCATGAGCGTGTCTAGCTTTCACGCCCACTTCAAAGCGGTAACCGCGTTGAGTCCTCTGCAGTACCAGAAGCAACTTCGCCTGGAAGAAGCGCGGCGGCTGATGCTCACTGAGAAACTCGACGCCGCGCAAGCCGGTTACCGCGTTGGTTACGAAGATGCTTCTCACTTTAGCCGCGACTACAAACGCAGTTTTGGCGAACCGCCGATCCGGCATGTCGAGCAGTTGCGCGAGATCACCGGATTGCGCGCAACTTCATAA
- a CDS encoding RNA polymerase sigma factor, which yields MTDTDEELMASLQAGDEHSLTILYGRWYTPLLNYLRSQVQQDRDVAEDVLQQVFLRVHKHSAEFTPGKLFRPWLYAIADRLGKNAKRDAFRRVKNFRPSTDVGPDVERLESNDWLGHCGGKLNADRQPDQDSQKQARLAALPQAVLELPYEQRRPVQFVLVTGASLRTAERILVIGRRTLSKRMREASETIAQKLGDSAFAPTATYNDLQLSMVSDMLDQLSASDQEAVGRAVLGNSRDERDMSAFRSLLFDLMAI from the coding sequence ATGACCGACACCGACGAAGAATTGATGGCCTCGCTGCAAGCTGGCGACGAACACTCCCTCACGATTCTGTACGGCCGATGGTATACACCACTGTTGAACTACTTGCGGTCGCAAGTCCAGCAAGACCGTGACGTTGCTGAGGACGTGTTGCAGCAGGTGTTTTTGCGAGTGCATAAACACTCTGCCGAGTTCACACCGGGTAAGTTGTTCCGCCCCTGGTTGTATGCGATCGCTGACCGCCTCGGCAAAAATGCCAAGCGAGATGCCTTCCGGCGAGTCAAGAATTTCCGTCCGAGCACCGACGTTGGCCCCGACGTTGAACGCTTGGAATCTAACGACTGGCTTGGGCATTGTGGCGGCAAGCTGAACGCCGACCGTCAACCGGACCAGGACTCGCAGAAGCAAGCTCGCCTCGCCGCGCTGCCGCAGGCCGTGCTGGAACTACCCTACGAACAGCGGCGGCCCGTGCAATTTGTGCTCGTCACGGGTGCCTCGCTTCGCACAGCTGAACGAATCCTCGTTATCGGCCGGCGGACACTCAGCAAACGCATGAGAGAAGCAAGTGAGACGATTGCTCAGAAGCTCGGGGACTCTGCGTTTGCACCGACAGCAACGTATAACGACCTGCAACTCAGCATGGTAAGCGACATGCTCGACCAACTGTCTGCATCTGACCAGGAAGCTGTCGGGCGGGCCGTCCTGGGCAACAGTCGAGACGAGCGGGACATGTCAGCCTTCCGGTCGCTGCTGTTCGATTTGATGGCGATCTAG
- a CDS encoding HNH endonuclease: MKEIDDLMSLDLIRFIPLTKGEIAVVDRWMHDALVAMGSWYSDCGYAVRRAGGRRTQYMHREVLILAGHDITGLEVDHWNGDPSDNRQCNLRPATPRQNCANRRQHSRASEYQGVYQHKDTGRWQARYKLKGQGRSLGCFATEEEAALAYDVKMLEFHGHWYKPNFPLKLFYECGGPPIVKRP; this comes from the coding sequence ATGAAAGAGATTGACGACTTGATGAGCCTCGACTTGATCCGGTTTATCCCGCTGACAAAAGGCGAGATTGCCGTCGTCGATAGGTGGATGCACGATGCTCTGGTCGCAATGGGTTCGTGGTACTCAGATTGTGGCTACGCTGTCCGGAGGGCGGGTGGTCGTCGTACTCAGTACATGCACCGGGAGGTCTTGATCCTCGCAGGGCATGACATCACTGGCCTAGAAGTCGATCACTGGAATGGCGACCCGTCAGACAATCGACAATGCAATCTACGTCCGGCAACGCCCCGACAAAACTGTGCGAACAGACGGCAGCACAGCCGAGCATCGGAATACCAAGGTGTATATCAGCACAAGGACACAGGCCGCTGGCAGGCGAGATACAAGCTCAAAGGGCAAGGGCGATCGCTAGGCTGCTTCGCCACTGAAGAAGAGGCAGCCCTCGCATACGACGTAAAGATGCTGGAATTTCATGGCCACTGGTACAAGCCCAACTTCCCGCTGAAGCTGTTCTACGAATGTGGTGGGCCGCCAATTGTGAAACGTCCCTAG
- the infA gene encoding translation initiation factor IF-1: protein MNEKAIPCTGRVLAALANCRFAVAIDGTTDHQVLARLCGRLVKNYITVVVGDDVELEVSPYDLTRGRITRRF, encoded by the coding sequence TTGAACGAGAAAGCTATCCCCTGCACGGGCAGAGTGCTCGCAGCACTCGCTAACTGCCGTTTCGCCGTCGCCATTGACGGCACCACCGATCATCAAGTCCTTGCCCGCCTCTGCGGCAGGCTAGTCAAGAACTACATCACCGTCGTCGTTGGCGATGATGTCGAGCTTGAAGTTTCTCCCTATGACCTCACGCGAGGTCGCATCACTAGAAGGTTCTAA
- a CDS encoding homing endonuclease associated repeat-containing protein: MRFELEPFNRSVSDEDLLSDLVTAAETLKAAGKSLTFRNYREVGKYGPSTINDRFGSWNNALRKAGLALAEEKNVPVDVLFDNLRLVWIAKGKQPVYRDMNGPPSQYTGSTYNARFGGWRKALEEFVATVTEEQELLTTPEARQPPKQTGRRTNRDPSLSLRFLVLKRDCFRCTACGRSPATHAGLILEIDHVIAWSKGGETIAENLQSLCFDCNRGKSAT; encoded by the coding sequence ATGCGATTTGAACTTGAACCATTCAATCGAAGCGTGTCGGACGAAGACTTGCTATCGGATTTAGTAACGGCGGCCGAGACGCTGAAGGCGGCCGGTAAATCTCTGACCTTTCGCAACTACCGGGAAGTCGGGAAGTACGGACCGTCAACAATTAACGACCGCTTTGGCTCTTGGAACAATGCTCTGCGCAAGGCGGGTCTCGCCCTGGCTGAAGAGAAAAACGTGCCGGTCGATGTGCTGTTTGACAATCTGCGGCTTGTCTGGATAGCGAAAGGAAAGCAACCGGTTTACCGCGATATGAACGGGCCACCGTCCCAGTACACCGGCTCAACTTACAACGCTCGCTTTGGCGGGTGGCGCAAGGCGCTCGAAGAGTTCGTGGCTACGGTGACTGAGGAACAGGAACTACTGACTACCCCTGAAGCTCGTCAGCCGCCAAAACAAACCGGCAGGCGCACGAATCGTGATCCGTCGCTCTCGCTCAGATTCTTAGTGCTGAAGCGAGATTGCTTTCGTTGCACGGCTTGCGGTCGCTCACCTGCGACCCATGCAGGGTTGATCCTCGAAATAGACCACGTCATTGCATGGTCAAAAGGTGGCGAAACGATCGCTGAAAACTTGCAGTCACTTTGCTTTGACTGCAATCGAGGAAAGAGCGCGACATAG
- a CDS encoding efflux RND transporter periplasmic adaptor subunit: MQPTRNFNYWTPLKAIVILGIIIGAALFIRRSTNVTAAPKAAKRLPAVTVATPVKMPIVEWDEYVGRLAALDSVNIRSRVSGYLATTHYQEGQIVKVGDLLVVIDQRPFRAEVTRAEAAIAAANAQLEQARAAVGESEAELKRTQASRELAVSRQRRAEDLRQQTAIAKEEAEIRTAELAQAEASVAVSLAKIESAKSAVLAAQAAVNVSQASLETAQLNLQYTEIRAPIGGRISNRLVTEGNLVIGGTSDSTLLTTIVSVDPIHCYFDTDEQSYLKYVRLAREGVLASSREARNPVYIALANERDGFPHWGHMDFIENRLDNETATMRGRAIFPNKDGGLTPGLFARVRIPGSPKHEAILVPDRAIATDQAEKFVLVIDDDNRVVRKGVVLGPVSHGLRVIRSGLTGAERVVLTGQQRAKVGGEVTLSVETIVAGKESLPDDFEAVPEEKWLNPKRTTAGNVATPDEPRAAVRKVETQNTKTSGEELQ, encoded by the coding sequence ATGCAGCCCACTCGCAATTTCAACTATTGGACGCCTCTCAAGGCAATTGTCATTCTCGGCATCATCATCGGTGCGGCGCTCTTCATCCGCCGATCGACGAACGTGACGGCGGCCCCTAAGGCGGCGAAGCGTTTGCCCGCCGTTACCGTAGCCACACCGGTCAAGATGCCGATCGTGGAGTGGGACGAATATGTCGGTCGTCTGGCTGCTTTAGATTCCGTCAACATACGGTCGCGGGTCAGCGGCTACTTAGCGACGACGCACTATCAAGAAGGGCAAATCGTCAAAGTTGGCGACTTGCTCGTGGTCATCGATCAGCGCCCCTTTCGCGCGGAAGTCACTCGCGCGGAAGCCGCCATCGCAGCGGCGAATGCTCAACTTGAGCAAGCCCGCGCGGCAGTCGGTGAGTCCGAAGCTGAATTGAAGCGCACGCAAGCGAGTCGCGAACTAGCGGTCAGTCGACAACGTCGCGCCGAAGATCTCCGGCAGCAAACTGCCATCGCCAAGGAAGAAGCGGAAATTCGAACGGCAGAGCTCGCGCAAGCCGAGGCCAGCGTGGCAGTCTCGTTAGCCAAGATTGAATCCGCAAAGTCGGCGGTCCTCGCCGCGCAGGCCGCGGTCAACGTTTCTCAGGCCAGTTTGGAAACAGCTCAGCTGAATCTGCAATACACCGAAATTCGGGCTCCGATTGGCGGGCGGATCAGCAATCGCCTGGTCACCGAAGGAAATCTGGTGATCGGCGGGACGAGCGATTCGACGCTCCTCACGACGATTGTTTCGGTGGATCCCATTCACTGCTACTTCGACACCGACGAACAGTCGTATTTGAAGTATGTTCGCCTGGCCCGCGAAGGCGTCTTGGCCAGCAGTCGCGAAGCACGCAACCCGGTGTACATCGCGCTCGCGAACGAGCGCGATGGCTTTCCTCACTGGGGCCACATGGACTTCATCGAGAATCGCCTCGACAACGAGACGGCTACGATGCGTGGCCGGGCCATCTTTCCCAATAAGGATGGTGGACTGACGCCCGGCCTCTTCGCTCGCGTGCGAATTCCTGGTAGCCCCAAGCACGAAGCCATCCTGGTTCCCGATCGCGCCATTGCGACCGATCAAGCCGAGAAATTTGTACTCGTCATCGACGACGACAATCGCGTGGTGCGGAAGGGGGTCGTCCTGGGACCGGTTTCGCACGGCTTGCGAGTCATTCGCTCCGGCCTGACCGGCGCCGAACGGGTTGTGCTCACCGGGCAGCAACGCGCTAAGGTGGGAGGCGAAGTGACGTTGTCGGTCGAAACCATTGTCGCTGGCAAGGAAAGCCTGCCGGATGACTTCGAGGCAGTGCCTGAAGAAAAGTGGCTGAACCCTAAACGCACGACGGCGGGAAATGTGGCGACGCCTGACGAACCTCGTGCAGCAGTGCGAAAAGTTGAAACGCAGAACACGAAAACATCGGGAGAGGAATTGCAGTGA
- a CDS encoding recombinase family protein has protein sequence MTTTGIYIRVSTAGQNEAGQRAEIERWLANHGIKDVRWFVDKKSGESLKRPAFEKLQAAIFAGEIKTVVVWKLDRLSRSLQDGINTLIDWCKAGVRVVSVTQQLDFAGVTGQLVASVLFAIAQMETETRRERQAAGIRVAKQAGKYTGRKPGSTKADPSRALALRAKGNTIDEISKALDVGRATVYRLLKL, from the coding sequence ATGACGACGACGGGCATTTACATCCGCGTTTCGACCGCAGGACAGAACGAAGCTGGGCAGCGTGCCGAGATCGAACGATGGTTAGCGAACCACGGCATAAAGGACGTACGCTGGTTCGTGGACAAGAAGAGCGGTGAGAGCCTGAAGCGGCCAGCCTTCGAGAAACTACAGGCCGCAATCTTCGCCGGTGAGATCAAGACCGTCGTTGTGTGGAAGCTCGATCGCCTCAGCCGCAGTCTGCAAGACGGCATCAACACGCTGATCGACTGGTGCAAGGCCGGTGTCCGTGTTGTATCCGTGACGCAACAACTCGACTTCGCCGGTGTGACCGGCCAGCTGGTGGCCTCGGTGCTGTTCGCCATCGCCCAGATGGAAACCGAGACCCGCCGTGAGCGGCAGGCGGCCGGCATCCGTGTTGCCAAGCAGGCCGGCAAGTACACCGGCCGCAAGCCGGGCAGCACCAAGGCAGACCCATCGCGAGCGCTTGCCCTGCGAGCTAAGGGCAACACAATTGACGAGATCAGCAAAGCCTTGGACGTAGGCCGGGCGACCGTATACCGATTGCTGAAGCTGTAG